Proteins encoded within one genomic window of Camelina sativa cultivar DH55 chromosome 19, Cs, whole genome shotgun sequence:
- the LOC104766136 gene encoding linoleate 9S-lipoxygenase 5, chloroplastic-like isoform X2 → MIHTDIAEILCVKPKTKKTKTKTMEQDVKKTKTKTMKIEGEVVVMKKNLLDFKDVMASLLDRVHELLGRRVSLHLISSLQPDPANEKRGRLGKAAHLEKWVTKIKTSVTAGETAFGVTFDWDESMGPPAAFVIKNHHHSQFYLKSLTLRGFPESEGEGGPIHFICNSWIYPNHRYRSDRFFFSNKAYLPSKTPELMKELREEELMNLRGDKKGGELKEWDRVYDYACYNDLGAPEKGPDSVRPVLGGSPELPYPRRGKTGRKPNKADPKSESRLAFLNLNIYVPRDERFSHVKFSDFLAYALKAVTQVLFPEIASVCDKTINEFDSFEDVFHLYDGSIKLANGHTIAKLRDIIPWEMFRELVRNDGERFLKFPLPDILKESRSAWRTDEEFSREMLAGLNPVVISRLQEFPPKSNLDSAKYGNQDSSIREEHIDAYMNRLSVQEALEHNKLYILDHHDALMPYLTRINSTNTKTYATRTLLLLQEDGTLKPLAIELSLPHAQGESHGSVSKVFTPAETGVEGSVWQLAKAYAGVNDSGYHQLISHWLQTHAVIEPFIIATNRQLSVVHPIYKLLHPHFRDTMNINALARHVLISSDGILERTVFPGRYAMELSSSIYKNWVFTDQALPKDLLKRGLAMEDPNSDNGVKLLIEDYPYAVDGLEIWSAIKTWVTEYCSFYYKNDKTVQTDIEIQSWWTELRTKGHGDKQHESWWPSMQTRDDLIESCTIIIWIASALHAAVNFGQYPYAGFLPNRPTVSRRFMPEPGTVEYTELVEDTDVAFLKTITPQLQTLLGISIIETLSMHSTDEIYLGQRESPNWTADDEALEAFKRFGKELELIENNIIKRNNDKKFKNRTGPVNIPYTLLYPNTTDYTREGGLTGKGIPNSVSI, encoded by the exons ATGATCCACACCGACATCGCAGAGATCTTATGCGTCAAAcccaagacgaagaagacaaagacaaagacgaTGGAGCAAGATGTCAAGAAGACTAagacgaagacgatgaagatAGAAGGAGAAGTGgttgtgatgaagaagaaccttCTTGATTTCAAAGACGTCATGGCTTCTCTTCTTGATCGAGTCCATGAGCTTCTTGGTCGTCGCGTCTCTCTTCACCTCATCAGCTCTCTCCAACCCGACCCAG CCAATGAGAAGAGAGGAAGACTTGGAAAAGCAGCACATCTGGAGAAGTgggtaacaaaaataaaaacgtcAGTAACCGCTGGGGAAACCGCGTTTGGAGTGACGTTTGATTGGGACGAGTCAATGGGACCACCGGCTGCGTTTGTGATCAAGAACCACCACCATAGCCAATTCTACCTTAAGTCCCTCACCCTCCGCGGCTTCCCTGAAAGCGAAGGCGAAGGCGGTCCGATACATTTCATATGCAATTCTTGGATCTACCCGAATCATCGATACCGTTCTGACCGCTTTTTCTTCTCTAACAAG GCATATCTTCCAAGTAAGACACCGGAGCTAATGAAAGAGTTAAGAGAAGAAGAGCTAATGAATTTAAGAGGTGATAAAAAAGGAGGAGAACTCAAAGAATGGGACAGAGTTTACGACTATGCTTGTTACAACGACTTAGGTGCTCCGGAGAAAGGTCCTGACTCAGTCCGTCCGGTTCTCGGTGGTTCACCTGAGTTGCCTTATCCTCGTCGTGGAAAAACCGGCCGTAAACCCAATAAAGCCG ACCCTAAGTCCGAGAGCAGGCTGGCATTTCTAAACCTCAACATATACGTGCCACGAGACGAGCGGTTTAGCCATGTGAAGTTCTCTGACTTCCTCGCTTACGCACTCAAAGCGGTGACTCAAGTGCTCTTCCCTGAGATCGCCTCTGTTTGCGACAAGACCATCAATGAGTTTGATTCCTTTGAAGATGTTTTTCACCTCTATGACGGTAGTATTAAGCTTGCCAATGGTCACACCATTGCTAAGCTCCGTGACATTATTCCATGGGAGATGTTTAGAGAGCTCGTCCGTAACGATGGAGAACGGTTCTTGAAGTTTCCCTTACCTGACATCCTCAAAG AGAGTAGATCAGCTTGGAGAACCGATGAAGAGTTTTCCAGGGAAATGCTGGCTGGTCTCAATCCAGTGGTGATTAGTCGTCTGCAG GAGTTTCCACCAAAGAGCAATCTGGACTCTGCAAAGTATGGAAATCAAGATAGTTCCATACGAGAAGAGCACATAGATGCATACATGAACCGCCTCAGTGTCCAAGAA gctttGGAACATAATAAGCTATACATATTGGATCACCATGACGCATTAATGCCTTACCTGACGCGGATAAACTCAACAAACACTAAAACCTACGCGACTCGAACCCTTCTGTTGCTTCAAGAAGATGGAACTCTGAAGCCTCTCGCAATAGAGTTGAGTCTTCCACACGCACAAGGCGAATCACATGGATCCGTGAGCAAAGTTTTCACACCAGCAGAGACAGGAGTAGAGGGATCGGTTTGGCAGCTTGCAAAGGCTTATGCGGGGGTTAATGATTCCGGCTATCACCAGCTTATAAGCCATTG GTTGCAGACGCATGCAGTGATTGAACCGTTTATAATAGCAACGAATAGGCAACTCAGTGTGGTCCATCCGATCTATAAGCTGCTACATCCTCATTTTCGCGACACGATGAACATCAATGCATTGGCGCGACATGTCCTCATAAGTTCAGATGGAATTCTAGAGAGAACGGTCTTCCCGGGTCGATACGCCATGGAACTATCTTCTTCAATTTACAAGAATTGGGTTTTCACCGATCAAGCTCTCCCTAAAGATCTCCTCAAAAG AGGACTTGCCATGGAAGATCCAAACAGCGACAATGGTGTTAAGCTTTTAATTGAGGATTACCCTTATGCGGTTGACGGTTTAGAGATTTGGTCAGCGATCAAAACGTGGGTCACTGAGTACTGCTCATTCTATTACAAGAATGACAAAACCGTCCAAACCGATATAGAGATCCAGTCATGGTGGACCGAGCTCCGAACCAAAGGCCATGGGGACAAACAACACGAATCATGGTGGCCATCGATGCAAACCCGCGATGACCTCATCGAATCCTGCACGATCATCATTTGGATCGCCTCTGCTCTTCACGCAGCAGTCAATTTTGGACAGTATCCTTACGCCGGGTTTCTCCCTAACCGACCTACGGTCAGCCGTCGATTTATGCCCGAGCCAGGCACCGTTGAGTACACTGAGCTGGTAGAAGACACTGACGTAGCGTTCTTGAAGACGATCACGCCGCAGTTACAGACTCTTCTTGGGATCTCCATCATAGAGACCTTGTCAATGCATTCAACAGACGAGATTTACTTAGGGCAAAGAGAGTCACCGAACTGGACGGCTGATGATGAGGCTTTGGAGGCGTTTAAACGGTTTGGGAAAGAACTAGAGCTGATAGAGaacaatattataaaaagaaacaatgacAAGAAATTCAAGAACAGGACCGGACCGGTTAACATACCATACACTCTATTATACCCTAATACTACGGATTACACGAGAGAAGGTGGGCTTACTGGGAAAGGGATCCCTAACAGTGTCTCaatctag
- the LOC104766136 gene encoding linoleate 9S-lipoxygenase 5, chloroplastic-like isoform X1, producing MIHTDIAEILCVKPKTKKTKTKTMEQDVKKTKTKTMKIEGEVVVMKKNLLDFKDVMASLLDRVHELLGRRVSLHLISSLQPDPAANEKRGRLGKAAHLEKWVTKIKTSVTAGETAFGVTFDWDESMGPPAAFVIKNHHHSQFYLKSLTLRGFPESEGEGGPIHFICNSWIYPNHRYRSDRFFFSNKAYLPSKTPELMKELREEELMNLRGDKKGGELKEWDRVYDYACYNDLGAPEKGPDSVRPVLGGSPELPYPRRGKTGRKPNKADPKSESRLAFLNLNIYVPRDERFSHVKFSDFLAYALKAVTQVLFPEIASVCDKTINEFDSFEDVFHLYDGSIKLANGHTIAKLRDIIPWEMFRELVRNDGERFLKFPLPDILKESRSAWRTDEEFSREMLAGLNPVVISRLQEFPPKSNLDSAKYGNQDSSIREEHIDAYMNRLSVQEALEHNKLYILDHHDALMPYLTRINSTNTKTYATRTLLLLQEDGTLKPLAIELSLPHAQGESHGSVSKVFTPAETGVEGSVWQLAKAYAGVNDSGYHQLISHWLQTHAVIEPFIIATNRQLSVVHPIYKLLHPHFRDTMNINALARHVLISSDGILERTVFPGRYAMELSSSIYKNWVFTDQALPKDLLKRGLAMEDPNSDNGVKLLIEDYPYAVDGLEIWSAIKTWVTEYCSFYYKNDKTVQTDIEIQSWWTELRTKGHGDKQHESWWPSMQTRDDLIESCTIIIWIASALHAAVNFGQYPYAGFLPNRPTVSRRFMPEPGTVEYTELVEDTDVAFLKTITPQLQTLLGISIIETLSMHSTDEIYLGQRESPNWTADDEALEAFKRFGKELELIENNIIKRNNDKKFKNRTGPVNIPYTLLYPNTTDYTREGGLTGKGIPNSVSI from the exons ATGATCCACACCGACATCGCAGAGATCTTATGCGTCAAAcccaagacgaagaagacaaagacaaagacgaTGGAGCAAGATGTCAAGAAGACTAagacgaagacgatgaagatAGAAGGAGAAGTGgttgtgatgaagaagaaccttCTTGATTTCAAAGACGTCATGGCTTCTCTTCTTGATCGAGTCCATGAGCTTCTTGGTCGTCGCGTCTCTCTTCACCTCATCAGCTCTCTCCAACCCGACCCAG CAGCCAATGAGAAGAGAGGAAGACTTGGAAAAGCAGCACATCTGGAGAAGTgggtaacaaaaataaaaacgtcAGTAACCGCTGGGGAAACCGCGTTTGGAGTGACGTTTGATTGGGACGAGTCAATGGGACCACCGGCTGCGTTTGTGATCAAGAACCACCACCATAGCCAATTCTACCTTAAGTCCCTCACCCTCCGCGGCTTCCCTGAAAGCGAAGGCGAAGGCGGTCCGATACATTTCATATGCAATTCTTGGATCTACCCGAATCATCGATACCGTTCTGACCGCTTTTTCTTCTCTAACAAG GCATATCTTCCAAGTAAGACACCGGAGCTAATGAAAGAGTTAAGAGAAGAAGAGCTAATGAATTTAAGAGGTGATAAAAAAGGAGGAGAACTCAAAGAATGGGACAGAGTTTACGACTATGCTTGTTACAACGACTTAGGTGCTCCGGAGAAAGGTCCTGACTCAGTCCGTCCGGTTCTCGGTGGTTCACCTGAGTTGCCTTATCCTCGTCGTGGAAAAACCGGCCGTAAACCCAATAAAGCCG ACCCTAAGTCCGAGAGCAGGCTGGCATTTCTAAACCTCAACATATACGTGCCACGAGACGAGCGGTTTAGCCATGTGAAGTTCTCTGACTTCCTCGCTTACGCACTCAAAGCGGTGACTCAAGTGCTCTTCCCTGAGATCGCCTCTGTTTGCGACAAGACCATCAATGAGTTTGATTCCTTTGAAGATGTTTTTCACCTCTATGACGGTAGTATTAAGCTTGCCAATGGTCACACCATTGCTAAGCTCCGTGACATTATTCCATGGGAGATGTTTAGAGAGCTCGTCCGTAACGATGGAGAACGGTTCTTGAAGTTTCCCTTACCTGACATCCTCAAAG AGAGTAGATCAGCTTGGAGAACCGATGAAGAGTTTTCCAGGGAAATGCTGGCTGGTCTCAATCCAGTGGTGATTAGTCGTCTGCAG GAGTTTCCACCAAAGAGCAATCTGGACTCTGCAAAGTATGGAAATCAAGATAGTTCCATACGAGAAGAGCACATAGATGCATACATGAACCGCCTCAGTGTCCAAGAA gctttGGAACATAATAAGCTATACATATTGGATCACCATGACGCATTAATGCCTTACCTGACGCGGATAAACTCAACAAACACTAAAACCTACGCGACTCGAACCCTTCTGTTGCTTCAAGAAGATGGAACTCTGAAGCCTCTCGCAATAGAGTTGAGTCTTCCACACGCACAAGGCGAATCACATGGATCCGTGAGCAAAGTTTTCACACCAGCAGAGACAGGAGTAGAGGGATCGGTTTGGCAGCTTGCAAAGGCTTATGCGGGGGTTAATGATTCCGGCTATCACCAGCTTATAAGCCATTG GTTGCAGACGCATGCAGTGATTGAACCGTTTATAATAGCAACGAATAGGCAACTCAGTGTGGTCCATCCGATCTATAAGCTGCTACATCCTCATTTTCGCGACACGATGAACATCAATGCATTGGCGCGACATGTCCTCATAAGTTCAGATGGAATTCTAGAGAGAACGGTCTTCCCGGGTCGATACGCCATGGAACTATCTTCTTCAATTTACAAGAATTGGGTTTTCACCGATCAAGCTCTCCCTAAAGATCTCCTCAAAAG AGGACTTGCCATGGAAGATCCAAACAGCGACAATGGTGTTAAGCTTTTAATTGAGGATTACCCTTATGCGGTTGACGGTTTAGAGATTTGGTCAGCGATCAAAACGTGGGTCACTGAGTACTGCTCATTCTATTACAAGAATGACAAAACCGTCCAAACCGATATAGAGATCCAGTCATGGTGGACCGAGCTCCGAACCAAAGGCCATGGGGACAAACAACACGAATCATGGTGGCCATCGATGCAAACCCGCGATGACCTCATCGAATCCTGCACGATCATCATTTGGATCGCCTCTGCTCTTCACGCAGCAGTCAATTTTGGACAGTATCCTTACGCCGGGTTTCTCCCTAACCGACCTACGGTCAGCCGTCGATTTATGCCCGAGCCAGGCACCGTTGAGTACACTGAGCTGGTAGAAGACACTGACGTAGCGTTCTTGAAGACGATCACGCCGCAGTTACAGACTCTTCTTGGGATCTCCATCATAGAGACCTTGTCAATGCATTCAACAGACGAGATTTACTTAGGGCAAAGAGAGTCACCGAACTGGACGGCTGATGATGAGGCTTTGGAGGCGTTTAAACGGTTTGGGAAAGAACTAGAGCTGATAGAGaacaatattataaaaagaaacaatgacAAGAAATTCAAGAACAGGACCGGACCGGTTAACATACCATACACTCTATTATACCCTAATACTACGGATTACACGAGAGAAGGTGGGCTTACTGGGAAAGGGATCCCTAACAGTGTCTCaatctag